The genomic region ACCATGATAAACTTATTTAATACCCACATCGACAACCTTTCTATCCACAGAGTAGGAAATAAAAGCCGCAGTGAGGCCATCTTTCTTTCGGAAACACCTTATGCTCTGAATGATGAGATTATGCCTTTATTAAAAGAGTATTTTTTTAAACCTTTCCGCGAAAAAGAGGAAAATTACTTTCAGTTTGCTCACGATGTGGATTTGGATTATAACGAAATGTACAATTTCTCGAACGAGATTTTTGCCAATCCGGGAAGCATTCACGATGTTTCTAAAAAAATAACCAAACACCTTTTTGAACAGTCCAATCATCCGCATATCAAAAACGGAGAGGTGTATGTAACCTACCTGACCAATGTTTCGATCGACAATAATGTAGTGGATGCGATCGGAATTTTTAAAAGTGAGTTAAAAGCCGATTTCCTTCAATTTGAAGAAAAAGGTTCGACATTGGAAATGATTTTGCAACAGGGAATCAACCTGAACAAGCTGGACAAAGGCTGTTTGATTTTCAATTATAAAAAAGAAGAAGGTTATAAAATTTTAACGATCGACAGTAACCGTTATGATGCCCGTTACTGGTTGGAGCATTTCCTATCGGTGGACGCGTTTCAGGACGAAAACTTTATGACTAAAAAATACCTGAAATTCTGCCAGGATTTTGCAAAAGAAGTTGTTTTACCGGCCGAAGACAAAAAAGAAGAGGTAATGTTTATGAACCGTTCGGTAAATTATTTTGCTAAAAACGACGAGTTCGAAGAAACCAACTTCTTAAACGAGGTAATTGACAATCCGGATCTGATTTCCGAATTTAAAAACTATAAAGTTGACAAAGGCGAAAAATACAGTATTGAAGACCTGACCAACTTCCCGATTGCCAATGCGGCCGTTTCGGATGCCCGTAAAAAAATGAAGAACATTATCGAACTGGATACCAATATTCAGATCAAACTGGACTTTATTAACCCGGAAAGTGCCGAAAAATTCGTAGAAAAAGGCTGGGACGAAGAAAAACAGATGTATTACTACTTAGTATACTTCAACAAAGAGCAAAAAAGCTAATACAAGACAAAGCGGCTGTTTCAAAAATGAACAGCCGCTTTTTTCATGTAATACCATACCTGACAGGTTTTAAAAACCTGGCAGGTGTCACTAATCGGAATAACTTTCGAATATCGTCCGTAAAAGACAAAAAGAAAGTTCCCTATTTTTTTATTCCACAAGATAACAAGATTCGTTTTTTTCCGTTCATTAACGTATCTTTATAACATCAAGTACCGATTATTACCGATAAATGTTACAAAAAATTGCTGCTTTTCTGGTTGTATTTCTCGTTCTCGCATCACATGGATATGCGCAGGACAACAAAACCAAAGCCGATTCGACAAAAGTCATTTATCAGGATATCGAAAAGTTTTCCAAAAAGAAAAAATTTACCAGCTTTATTCACCGGCTTATTTTCAGGCCAACCCGTAGTGTAACCACTCCGAAAAAGGAAATTAAAAACGCACCGCCACCCAAAGTGGCCTCCTATTTACCGTTTGAAGGAAAAGTAATCCGTAACATCAAAATCGAAACACTGGATCCGTTTGGTTATTCCGTTACCGATGAAAATGAGGCGCCGCGAAAATGGATCGAACGTTTTGGAAACCGGATTCATATACGCACCAAAAACTGGACGGTGCGCAATCTATTACTTTTTAAACAAAACGAAACGGTCGACTCGCTAAAAATGCGGGAATCGGAACGTCTGATTCGTCGCCAACGTTATGTGCGCAGCGTGGTCGTAAAGCCCGTTCCAACCACAAGTCCCGATTCGGTTGATGTGGTAATCCGCGTACTCGATTCCTGGAGTTTTGTTCCTACCGGAGCCATTTCCAGTTCGCAAAGTAATCTGGAACTTACCGAACGAAATTTTCTGGGATTGGGACATGAATTCGAAAATAATTTTAAGCAACGTTTTTCCGATAATAAAAGTGCCTATAGTGCGAAATATACAATTCCAAATATCCGGAATACCTATATCAATACAACGCTTCGCTATGAATACGGACTGGAAGACGATTATATTAAAGGTTTTGCCGTAGAACGTGGGTTCTTTTCACCCTTAACCCGATGGGCCGGCGGCTATGGTTTTGAACAAAACTTTCATAAAGAAGAATTTAAAGACGGTACTTTAGATGATGAAGGCAATCCGAATATGGTTTCCCAAAACTTTAAAGCCGAAGGACAAAATATCTGGGCTGGTCATGCATTTCGTATTTTTAAAGGCCGATCGGAAGACAATCGGGTAACTAATCTGGTAACCACAGCTCGATATTACAACCTCAAGTTTATCG from Flavobacterium sp. WV_118_3 harbors:
- a CDS encoding nucleoid-associated protein, which translates into the protein MINLFNTHIDNLSIHRVGNKSRSEAIFLSETPYALNDEIMPLLKEYFFKPFREKEENYFQFAHDVDLDYNEMYNFSNEIFANPGSIHDVSKKITKHLFEQSNHPHIKNGEVYVTYLTNVSIDNNVVDAIGIFKSELKADFLQFEEKGSTLEMILQQGINLNKLDKGCLIFNYKKEEGYKILTIDSNRYDARYWLEHFLSVDAFQDENFMTKKYLKFCQDFAKEVVLPAEDKKEEVMFMNRSVNYFAKNDEFEETNFLNEVIDNPDLISEFKNYKVDKGEKYSIEDLTNFPIANAAVSDARKKMKNIIELDTNIQIKLDFINPESAEKFVEKGWDEEKQMYYYLVYFNKEQKS